One Deinococcus fonticola genomic region harbors:
- the pxpA gene encoding 5-oxoprolinase subunit PxpA, with amino-acid sequence MTTTPLSIDLNADLGEGSPHEEAVMPHVTSANIACGGHAGDAETMRRSLLLTQKYGVAAGAHPGFPDKEGFGRRELHFRPAEVTQFVLEQIEALGAVAAEVGVPLRHVKPHGMLYNMAVKDPELAAAIAQAVAQSGILPYFGLAGASSVMLREAEKQGLRPIGEGFADRGYAPDGSLWPRGQAGALRPEAEAIGQGVSIATTGTVTAVTGEQVKVPAHTLCLHGDGAEAAEIARNLRHALEQAGVNVQAP; translated from the coding sequence ATGACCACAACCCCACTGAGTATTGACCTGAATGCCGACCTGGGCGAAGGCAGCCCGCACGAGGAAGCAGTGATGCCGCACGTCACCAGCGCGAACATCGCCTGCGGGGGGCACGCCGGAGACGCAGAGACCATGCGCCGCAGCCTGCTGCTGACGCAGAAGTACGGTGTGGCGGCCGGAGCGCACCCCGGTTTTCCGGACAAGGAAGGCTTTGGGCGGCGCGAGCTACACTTCCGACCCGCCGAGGTCACGCAGTTCGTGCTGGAGCAGATCGAGGCCCTGGGGGCCGTGGCGGCCGAGGTGGGCGTGCCCCTGCGGCACGTCAAACCGCATGGAATGCTGTACAACATGGCCGTGAAAGACCCTGAACTGGCCGCCGCCATCGCGCAGGCCGTGGCCCAGTCGGGGATTTTGCCTTACTTCGGGCTGGCGGGGGCAAGCAGCGTGATGCTGCGGGAAGCCGAGAAACAGGGCCTGCGGCCCATCGGTGAGGGCTTTGCAGATCGGGGGTATGCGCCCGACGGCTCGCTGTGGCCACGCGGTCAGGCAGGGGCCCTGCGGCCCGAAGCCGAAGCCATCGGGCAGGGCGTCAGCATTGCCACCACGGGTACCGTCACCGCTGTTACGGGCGAACAGGTCAAGGTTCCTGCCCACACCCTGTGCCTGCACGGCGACGGCGCCGAAGCCGCCGAAATCGCCAGAAACCTGCGGCATGCCCTGGAACAGGCAGGCGTCAACGTCCAGGCCCCATAG